A genomic segment from Sorangium aterium encodes:
- a CDS encoding DUF1592 domain-containing protein produces the protein MSKTAPPDTDRSVPFLRRSIAAGMFAMGLVGLTAAACTGQLGDGSPGSSTDDDRPIDPTTGKPAAYDCSEARTSPSVLRRLSKVEVQLTLQDLFQLDEPPAVDSIPEDTGQGGFRTIAALQNVSDQHLRAYLAIAETLGQELMADEARRTSVLGCEPEADDCLERFVQRFGKLAYRRPLSAEEASDLVARASEVARDREDAFRFVVEALLTSPSFLFRIEVGSAGSQTSTLTPLELASRLSFTLWGRSPSAALLERAESGELDSEAGLRAVAEEMVEDERTQVFFNAFFKQWLTFEQLRAPVNPDASFTPALLEDMIAESELVLGEHAFTPDVDFFDALTANHTYVTPALGKFYGLEVSGDGVSRVEFPAGHHRANTGLLTHASLISAKNDGDLIAVRGQWLRAAFLCEKISIPAGLLEQLESELSGLTYLEVLQKRNTQEGCAGCHSLIDPIGVGFAQYDKLGKYDGSIGIDEFGLAPRLEGAANESFDSLAALAAELRRSPDLAACVAEKLFIYTQGREPAAEDRCAIDASAGSFTQDGNRFRSFLTAIVRSPEFRLRRAPE, from the coding sequence ATGAGCAAGACAGCGCCGCCCGACACCGATCGATCGGTACCGTTCCTCCGCCGTTCCATCGCGGCGGGCATGTTCGCGATGGGGCTCGTCGGCCTGACGGCGGCTGCCTGCACCGGGCAGCTCGGCGATGGGAGCCCGGGCAGCTCTACCGACGACGACAGGCCCATCGACCCGACCACCGGGAAGCCGGCCGCCTACGACTGCAGCGAGGCCCGGACGAGCCCCAGCGTGCTGCGCCGTCTGTCCAAGGTCGAGGTCCAGCTGACCCTTCAGGATCTGTTCCAGCTCGACGAGCCGCCCGCCGTGGACAGCATCCCGGAAGACACAGGTCAGGGGGGCTTCCGGACGATCGCCGCCCTCCAGAACGTGTCGGATCAGCACCTGCGCGCCTACCTGGCCATCGCGGAGACGCTCGGGCAGGAGCTCATGGCGGACGAGGCGCGCCGGACATCGGTGCTCGGCTGCGAGCCGGAGGCCGACGATTGCCTCGAGCGCTTCGTGCAGCGCTTCGGCAAGCTGGCGTATCGAAGGCCGCTCTCGGCCGAGGAGGCGAGCGATCTGGTCGCGCGGGCGAGCGAGGTCGCGCGGGACAGGGAGGACGCGTTCCGCTTCGTCGTCGAGGCGCTGCTGACCTCGCCCAGCTTCCTGTTCAGGATCGAGGTCGGCTCGGCCGGCTCGCAGACGTCGACCTTGACGCCGCTCGAGCTCGCGTCGCGGCTGTCGTTCACGCTGTGGGGCCGGTCCCCGAGCGCAGCGCTGCTCGAGCGGGCCGAATCCGGCGAGCTCGACAGCGAAGCGGGCCTCCGCGCGGTCGCGGAGGAGATGGTCGAAGACGAGCGGACGCAGGTCTTCTTCAACGCCTTCTTCAAGCAGTGGTTGACCTTCGAGCAGCTCCGCGCGCCGGTCAACCCGGACGCGTCGTTCACGCCCGCGCTGCTCGAGGACATGATCGCCGAAAGCGAGCTCGTCCTCGGCGAGCACGCGTTCACGCCTGACGTCGACTTCTTCGACGCGCTCACCGCGAACCACACGTATGTCACCCCGGCGCTCGGCAAGTTCTACGGCCTCGAGGTATCGGGAGACGGCGTGAGCCGCGTGGAGTTCCCGGCCGGCCACCACCGGGCGAACACGGGGCTTCTCACGCACGCGAGCCTCATCAGCGCCAAGAACGACGGCGATCTCATCGCCGTGCGCGGCCAGTGGCTCCGGGCGGCCTTCCTCTGCGAGAAGATCTCGATCCCCGCGGGGCTCCTCGAGCAGCTGGAGAGCGAGCTCTCCGGCCTGACGTATCTCGAGGTCCTCCAGAAGCGCAACACCCAGGAAGGGTGCGCTGGCTGCCATTCGCTCATTGATCCCATCGGCGTCGGCTTCGCCCAGTACGACAAGCTGGGGAAGTACGATGGGAGCATCGGTATCGACGAGTTCGGGCTGGCGCCGCGCCTGGAGGGCGCTGCCAACGAGTCGTTCGACTCGCTCGCTGCCCTGGCGGCGGAGCTGCGGCGGAGCCCCGATCTGGCCGCCTGCGTCGCGGAGAAGCTGTTCATCTACACCCAGGGGCGCGAGCCGGCGGCCGAGGACCGCTGCGCGATCGACGCCTCCGCGGGGAGCTTCACGCAGGACGGCAACCGGTTCCGCTCCTTCCTGACCGCCATCGTGCGCTCGCCGGAGTTCCGGCTGCGGAGGGCGCCAGAGTGA
- a CDS encoding DUF1552 domain-containing protein: MKISRRALLRGAGVAVALPFLDVMRPQRASAAPADPKRFVAFFVPNGTDPGAWHPKTEGPLSAEGLPPCLVDMNGFDAEREWPAGDAIWRDVTMVSGVDHQGICSDIHSPAMALCAHTDGGGTAVPRKATLDQYLANHIAAETPFRNLNLSPTGDTAVTQGFISFRDGGQVEDAFRDPAKVFDTLFSNMGNPSEEMDDIRRRRASVLDWVREDARRLNLRLGAADRARVEQHLESVFELEKQIQSTAQSGCTVPGAPTKGQNLHGKFKQMIDLGLLALTCDLTRVLVLQYSNSWGLDFAGYDLPDGVGDWSDHFISHKLGDRDRATDLDGLPQAEAMRIANARVVQTSRFKVRRFAYLLNAMKAAQTATGNLLDESLVLYTSENGDGDSHGRTNMPIMLAGHVGGFQTGRAVKANKPPTGALHCSIINYFGVELSEYGDPASGPIAGL; this comes from the coding sequence GTGAAGATCTCGAGAAGAGCTCTGCTCCGCGGGGCGGGTGTCGCGGTCGCCCTGCCGTTCCTCGACGTGATGCGGCCCCAGCGCGCCAGCGCCGCGCCGGCGGATCCGAAGCGCTTCGTGGCGTTCTTCGTCCCGAACGGCACGGATCCCGGGGCGTGGCACCCGAAGACGGAGGGGCCGCTCTCGGCGGAGGGGCTGCCGCCCTGTCTCGTGGACATGAACGGCTTTGACGCCGAGCGCGAGTGGCCGGCGGGAGACGCGATCTGGCGCGACGTCACGATGGTGTCCGGCGTCGACCACCAGGGGATCTGCTCCGACATCCACAGCCCGGCCATGGCGCTGTGCGCCCACACCGACGGCGGCGGGACGGCCGTCCCGCGCAAGGCCACGCTCGACCAGTACCTCGCCAACCACATCGCGGCCGAGACCCCGTTCCGCAACCTCAACCTGTCCCCCACGGGCGACACGGCGGTCACGCAGGGCTTCATCTCGTTCAGGGACGGCGGTCAGGTCGAGGATGCGTTCCGCGATCCGGCGAAGGTGTTCGACACGCTCTTCAGCAACATGGGCAACCCCAGCGAGGAGATGGACGACATCCGGCGGCGCCGCGCCAGCGTCCTCGACTGGGTGCGAGAGGACGCGAGGCGCCTGAACCTGCGCCTCGGCGCGGCGGATCGGGCGCGCGTGGAGCAGCACCTCGAGTCGGTGTTCGAGCTGGAGAAGCAGATCCAGTCCACGGCGCAGTCGGGCTGCACCGTCCCCGGCGCGCCCACGAAAGGGCAGAACTTGCACGGCAAGTTCAAGCAGATGATCGATCTCGGGCTCCTCGCCCTCACCTGCGACCTGACGCGGGTGCTCGTCCTGCAGTACTCGAACAGCTGGGGCCTCGACTTCGCCGGGTACGATCTGCCCGACGGCGTGGGGGACTGGAGCGATCACTTCATCTCGCACAAGCTCGGCGATCGCGACCGCGCGACCGATCTCGACGGGCTGCCGCAGGCGGAGGCGATGCGCATCGCGAACGCCCGCGTCGTCCAGACGTCGCGGTTCAAGGTGCGCCGCTTCGCCTACCTGCTCAACGCGATGAAGGCCGCCCAGACGGCGACGGGCAACCTGCTCGACGAGTCGCTCGTGCTCTACACGTCAGAGAACGGCGACGGGGACTCCCACGGTCGGACCAACATGCCCATCATGCTCGCCGGGCACGTGGGGGGGTTCCAGACAGGCCGCGCCGTCAAGGCCAACAAGCCGCCGACCGGCGCGCTCCATTGCTCCATCATCAACTACTTCGGCGTCGAGCTGTCGGAGTACGGCGACCCGGCGAGCGGGCCTATCGCCGGCCTGTGA
- a CDS encoding HdeD family acid-resistance protein has product MESLGRYWWLLALRGVVGILFGFLFFLWPLPSLATLVLLFGVWAFFDGCAAFASALSGRGGVYSVVEGIFGVGIAVLTFWRPMITALTLYGVIAAWAIVLGIFKIVSAVKLRHVITNEVWLGLSGAVFVIFGVLMVALPAAGVLALVWFIGAFAIVEGAMLLGHSLRLRRVASVVAPMRMP; this is encoded by the coding sequence ATGGAATCGCTGGGACGGTATTGGTGGCTGCTGGCCCTGAGGGGCGTGGTCGGGATCCTCTTCGGGTTCTTGTTCTTCCTGTGGCCGCTCCCATCGCTCGCCACGCTCGTGCTGCTGTTCGGCGTGTGGGCGTTCTTCGACGGCTGCGCCGCGTTCGCGTCCGCGCTCAGCGGCCGCGGCGGCGTGTATTCCGTGGTCGAGGGCATCTTCGGCGTCGGGATCGCGGTCCTGACGTTCTGGCGGCCCATGATCACCGCGCTCACGCTCTACGGCGTGATCGCTGCGTGGGCCATCGTGCTGGGCATCTTCAAGATCGTCAGCGCGGTGAAGCTCCGGCACGTGATCACCAACGAGGTCTGGCTCGGGCTGAGCGGCGCCGTCTTCGTGATCTTCGGCGTCCTCATGGTGGCGCTCCCGGCGGCCGGCGTGCTGGCGCTCGTCTGGTTCATCGGAGCGTTCGCGATCGTCGAGGGAGCGATGCTCCTCGGGCACTCGCTGCGCCTGCGCCGCGTGGCGAGCGTGGTCGCGCCGATGCGCATGCCGTGA
- a CDS encoding SDR family oxidoreductase, which yields MPHAPLTGRIALVTGAGTRLGAATARALAAAGADLAVHYATSAAGADVIVDEARSLGRRAAAFQADLHDRGALAALARAVLDWSSGRLDLLVHNAANFDRVPPAELSADAWDRAMALNATAPYLLTLELAPALRVCRGSVVAMVCISAERPWKNYIPYSVSKAALAHLVRGLAVGLAPEVRVNGVAPGTVLPPSSYDEATLARLRERIPLQRIGEAEDVARAVVFLAENDFITGQILAVDGGASVG from the coding sequence ATGCCCCATGCCCCCCTGACCGGCCGTATCGCCCTCGTGACCGGCGCCGGCACCCGCCTCGGCGCCGCGACGGCCCGCGCGCTCGCGGCCGCCGGCGCCGACCTGGCCGTCCACTACGCCACGAGCGCCGCCGGCGCGGACGTCATCGTCGACGAGGCGCGCTCCCTCGGCCGCCGCGCTGCAGCATTCCAGGCGGACCTCCACGACCGGGGGGCGCTCGCCGCGCTCGCCCGCGCGGTGCTCGACTGGTCGTCGGGCCGGCTCGACCTCCTTGTTCACAACGCGGCGAACTTCGATCGGGTCCCGCCGGCCGAGCTCTCCGCCGACGCGTGGGATCGCGCCATGGCGCTCAACGCGACCGCGCCGTACCTGCTCACGCTCGAGCTCGCCCCAGCGCTCCGCGTCTGCCGCGGCAGCGTCGTCGCGATGGTCTGTATCAGCGCCGAGCGGCCCTGGAAGAACTACATTCCGTATTCGGTGTCGAAGGCCGCGCTCGCGCACCTGGTCCGCGGCCTCGCCGTGGGGCTGGCGCCGGAGGTGCGCGTGAACGGCGTGGCACCCGGGACGGTGCTGCCGCCGTCCTCCTACGATGAGGCCACGCTCGCTCGCCTCCGCGAGCGCATCCCGCTCCAGCGCATCGGCGAGGCGGAAGACGTCGCCCGCGCCGTGGTGTTCCTTGCTGAAAACGACTTCATCACCGGCCAGATCCTCGCGGTCGACGGCGGCGCCTCGGTCGGGTGA